The Pristiophorus japonicus isolate sPriJap1 chromosome 2, sPriJap1.hap1, whole genome shotgun sequence DNA segment ctgcgaggaggatgctattaggctgcagagtgacttggataggttaggtgagtgggcaaatgcatggcagatgaagtataatgtggataaatgtgaggttatccactttggtggtaaaaacagagagacagactattatctgaatggtgacagattaggaaaagggaaggtgcaacgagacctgggtgtcatggtacatcagtcattgaaggttggcatgcaggtacagcaggcggttaagaaagcaaatggcatgttggccttcatagcgaggggatttgaatacaggggcagggaggtgttgctacagttgtacagggccttggtgaggccacacctggagtattgtgtacagttttggtctcctaacttgaggaaggacattcttgctattgagggagtgcagcgaaggttcaccagactgattcccgggatggcgggactgacctatcaagaaagattggatcaattgggattgtattcactggagttcagaagaatgagaggggacctcatagaaacgtttaaaattctgacgggtttagacaggttagatgcagaaagaatgttcccaatgttggggaagtccagaaccaggggtcacagtctgaggataaggggtaagccatttaggaccgagatgaggagaaacttcttcacccagagagtggtgaacctgtggaattctctaccacagaaagtagttgaggccaattcactaaatatattcaaaagggagttagatgaagtccttactactcgggggatcaagggttatggcgagaaagcaggaagggggtactgaagtttcatgttcagccatgaactcattgaatggcggtgcaggctagaagggctgaatggcctgctcctgcacctattttctatgtttctatgtttctatgttacacacgaGAAAAAAAAATACTAATTCTGTCTTTTATTTTGATACTGCATTCCTCCAGAATGAGCAAAAGGAACTTGGAAACAGACGTTTCTTTTATGTTTTGTAAAACTGCACTAGCGGACCTCCACAATGACGGAGTCGCTTTTAACTTCCGCGATAATTCTTTCTCGCATCTCTATTTACAATTACAGTTAATATATTCATTGTCTTCCTACATATCAACCAAATCATCTACTTCCTACACTATAACCAGTGTAGAATGCCTACAGAAACAGCTCACTTATCAATAATCTGTATTAATGAATGTCTATCATGTCAAAAGCAATTCACTTTAGTATATGACTTGCAGAAAAAGACGCAGggcccgcctgcccaagtgccacccaaaggaccgctgaggtcCCTGAATGTTCTTCAGgtgggttttcatcacccaggttcctcgaaggtcggcgggcggcaaatctgcgacgtacgctgccaatctgggcggcagccggcgggagttgCCGTCCAAGTGGCGCCGAGGATAGAGTtgagcccatggagggtcgaagagctgaaaattaaaatcacctgggaaaaaaaaaatccatcggaagaccttcagggggcaCCATTGAGATAAGTCGctgtgaaaattttttttttaatttactaacctttttttcaggatcattatacctaccgtcggggacagaccagcctcctcacagcggtctacccccgttctggcaccgactcccacccgcatgaaTACGGCAGgaaggagtccacttacgccattcGGCCgtacgctgatgtcagcgggcggttcctggcgcctctcccctcccgcccgctccaaatggaaagtggcactggacagaacccgaagaggaatgttggcggcagtgggcgaggagtccatcaaattcgggcccgtAGTCATTGACAAAAGTGTCACCATGCATATCAGTTATATTTCCGTATCTCATCCACACAAAGGTCATGTTAACTCAAGCCACTGTTCTAATATTTGAAGGAGATTCtatagagggtgtgtgtgtgtatttgtgtgtgtcatATAGCTTTATATACATTTTGTTCGTAAGTGTTAGAAATTATTTGGAGTTTCTCAAAATAAATATATGTTTGCTTTACTTTCTATTAGGGTATATTTGCAGAACAAATATTTATACAGCATTTGTAAATTACTCAGTACTGTTACACGGTTATAAAATAGGGCAAGACTTACTAGAAATTGAGAGTTTAAGGCATTCTTTTATTTTTGGTAAAGTATTCTATGTATGACTACGCTTTTTGGAGCATATTTAAAAAGAAGTCAGTGTCTTGCTATGGTGTTATTCTTTGATACTGGGATCCATTGGCAAAATATAAGCTTCATTTAGCAACAGAAAATTGATGCTGCAGAATAATTAACAGCATTTCCATAACTTTCACAGACTTTAAACTGACATTACCTGCACATCAGGATCGCCGAAAAGAAGATCTTTGACCTGTGAAATTTTCGACTTCTGTATTCAGTAAGGATGGACCCTTGTGTGGGAAGGGGGGAATTGCTTGGTGCCGCATTTGGGAACGGTAACAGCTGTGAGGCAGGAGTTCCTGCACCAGGCAAGGAAGCCCCGCCCCACTTGcgatattggggttactgcccccgagaggaagtggagcgtaaaataacatgctccacttcctctgtcAGGTTGGAGAGGGGCGCAGCACTATGTGCTGGGATGCGTAGTGCTGCCATGTAgaaggggccctccccttcattaaagaggtgggccaagctgctgactctgcaggTCCTTACCTGGACCCCTGGGGAGCAGAGTGCCGGGCTTCCAGATCGCGGCACAGACCCACGTTCCACGATGCAACGGGCCACGACCGGTAAGTCGACCGTTTTGGAGGTTTTTTTGCACATGTCCCCTTCTCTTTAACTGGCGCCCCACGAGCGACCTGCAGCCCTGAAGCTCTCTgtcatcgcccggcacagcttTAGGCGGCGCTCCCGAATTTTTGCTCTGGGGTGAAAATGGGTCGCTGCGtacggtgatgacgttgtcatttGCCAGCAGAGCGGGGTGCAACTGGTAACCGATGCCactaaactcccgcagaatttagcgggagtcgttagcagtgCTCCGCCTGGGCAAAAAGCTGTTTGCACCCCCCGGGGCGCTAAAGGGAGGCGCAagcaaccccaatttctcccccttttgcAAATGTACTATACAGTTCATTGAAGGACTTTGGTCAGCATTTGATTCCCATAAGTAATTTCCTTATAATTAGCAAAGCAGATTAAAGTGGAGCCGTTAATTATCTTGTATCAAAGTAACTGAGAAAAATAGATTTTATGGgttgaatggccagtttctgtgttgtaactttctTTGATCTATTAACATCACCAATACCCAACATATTAAGATGAAATCCTATCGAAATGTAGTAGATCACAGGGTCAATCAAAATTGGGAGTCGGAAATCCTTTAGCAGACTATGTTGATTTTCAGAACATAGGATTGCTAAATGACAGTAGACCAAAGTCCATCTAGCGTGTCTTCGActgtcctggtagtcacatgatacaattaTATTgtagttgactaatcatagcaatcaatctctatctacaacagacccagatcaGATGCAAGGAAAAcccagtggtggaaagctttgggaatcttagtagggatgggaaataaatgcccacatcccacgaacaaatAACAAACTTTGGGTCCCAAGTCCCCTGTTTCTCCAAAGCATGCTACATTTACCATATGTGATGTCTCAAATTACTAGTACTGTATTCCAAaacattattttctgaaagaaatccatCTAATTTGCATCTGAATGAATCAATGTGATGAAGGTTGTAAATGAATTGTACAAATTAGGCCATAAAGTTGTCAATTTTTATGAAATGCAGTTATTGCTTTTTGGTGTTTGTTTCAGATTGCACTATTAAAACAGTACAGCTTTTCAATTTTTCGAATAGCAGGACTGAAGGGATGGGGTCATTGAGTTGAATAACTTAGATTATATATTACATTCTTCCTTATGAATATCTATCTAGATAATTTAAGCTGTTACTTTAGTCTTTGCAATCCAAGGGGGAAGATTTTCATGTATGTACACTTAATAGATTGAGTAGAAGTTTGCAGAAACCGTTCTCTTCTTCTTCTACTGTTGCTATACAGTAGAAATACTCCCACCAGGTTCATGCACCATCCAACATTTTCAGGCCTCATTCTACCAGTACCAGTACCATAAATAAAACTCTGTTTTCATTGTACCTTTGAGATTAACAATAACAAAAACTCTTCCTTTCTTGATCTAGAATGAGAAATGCTGACGTAAAATACCATGGATGATATTCACATTGTACAATGTTCAAGTCGAAACAGTCCACGATTACAATGGCAACAGAGACAGAAAATGCACAAGCACTACTTAAAACATTCAGCACAGCATCAATCATCTCGACCATATGCCTCGGGATTTTCTGCTTCCTATCAGATCAATGTTTACAATTTTCCTTAATACAGAACAACGACTGGCTTAGGGCTCTATCAGACAACGCAGTACATGGTGCCATTGGACTGTGGTCTTGGGCCATTGTGATTGGATTGAGAAAAAGGAGTGATTTTTATGAAGTAATTCTAGCTGGGCTTCTGTCCTCTGTCATTGATGTTGATCACTTTCTTGCAGCTGGATCCATGTCTCTCAAGGTAAGCACACAAAAACCCGGCTCAAATGTCCTGAATACCTTAAAGTGTAATTTACTGGACATTTGCAACAAATTGTTTACTGGATGATTGTGTTTAAGATTTAAATCTAAAATTACACAAATGTGATGATGCTTACTTGCTGTGTTTCATGAGTCACAGCCACACATTGACAGATTATAGTCTTATATTGTACAGGAATGTTCCTTTTACTCTGTGACACTTGTTTTCAGTTTACAATCTTTTAGGCCTTTGAGATTCATCGCACTTGTCAGTGAAGGAGCAGTCATAAAAAATACTTAAGCAAGCAGCTTGCTTGTTAATATTATCAGAGAAGTGGCTCCTTCAATCACTCAGTTAATTAAGCAaatgagtagctgagccatacaggTCAGAACTTCTGCTGTGTGCTGTGCTTGCTAATTTCATTCAATGCTGTGGTTGAGGTACAACAGCTGTCCTCAACACCCTTGACTTAGGCTGGCCAAGTGTGGTTAAAGGTCTCGGGCCTGTAGGCCTTATTCCACTACTTAAGCTGGaggtaataacataagaaataggagcaggagtctgccatacggcccgtcgagcatgctccaccatttaatacgatcatggctgatcggatcatagactcgggtccacttccctgcacgctcaccattaccccttattcccttaacggttaagaaactgtcttctgtcttaaatttattccgtgACCCAGCTtcaaaagctctctgaggcagtgaattccatagatttacaaccctctgagagaagaaattcctcctcatctcag contains these protein-coding regions:
- the tmem267 gene encoding transmembrane protein 267, translated to MFKSKQSTITMATETENAQALLKTFSTASIISTICLGIFCFLSDQCLQFSLIQNNDWLRALSDNAVHGAIGLWSWAIVIGLRKRSDFYEVILAGLLSSVIDVDHFLAAGSMSLKAALHLPQRPPLHCSTVIPVVAFSMKLAMWLFRLKDSWCFLPWMVTISWVSHHVRDGIRHGLWFCPFGNTAPVPYWTYVAITSSFPHLCSVLMYVTGTRETMTMSHGIAIDV